In Oncorhynchus masou masou isolate Uvic2021 chromosome 28, UVic_Omas_1.1, whole genome shotgun sequence, the DNA window ATGTATTTCTGTTAACAGAGTCATGTATACAGCGGAAGTCTGACCATCTGTAGCTGGAGACAGTCTTTCATCTGGGTCTCAATTCTCTTCCCCCATTAGATTCTGTTCTCACTTCAACTGCAAGGCCAACTGAAAGGCAATATTTAAACCACATGTCATGGGACCTTGGATGGTCACAGTCTGTATACGTGACTCTGTTGCTTCAGCAGATGCTGCCGCAGTAAGAGACAGTATAACTGCCATAAGTATGGAAGACATTGCTCCCGATAACTTTATAAAATGAACtgataagtcgctctggataagagcgtctgctaaatgacttaaatgtaaatgtaaataactcTATCAAAAACCAAATGAACAAACACATAGCCGTCAAGTCTGGAAGGCATAGATCCTGATAAAGCTATCAAAAACCAAATGAACAAACACATAGCCGTCAAACTATCAAAAACCAAATGAACAAACACATCTGTCTGGAAGGCATAGATCCTGATAACTATCAAAAACCAAATGAACAAACACATAGCCGTCAAGTCTGGAAGGCATAGATCCTGATAACTATCAAAAACCAAATGAACAAACACATAGCCGTCAAGTCTGGAAGGCAGATCCTGAGCTATCAAAAACCAAATGAACAAACACATAGCATCTGGAAGGCATAGATCCGAACAAACACATAGCCGTCAAGTCTGGAAGGCATAGATCCTGAACTAAAAAACCAAATGAACAAACACATATCAAAAAGATCCAAATGAACAAACACATAGCCGTCAAGTCTGGAAGGCATAGATCCTGAAAAACCAAATAACTATCAAAAACCAAATGAACAAACACATAGCCGTCAAGTCTGGAAGGCATAGATCCTGATAACTATCAAAAACCAAATGAACAAACACATAGCCGTCAAGTCTGGAAGGCATAGATCCTAACTATCAAAAACCAAATAACTATCAAAAACCAAATGAACAAACACATAGCCGTCAAGTCAAATAGATCCTGAGAACTATCAAAAACCAAATGAACAAACACATAGCCGTCAAGTCTGGAAGGCATAGATCCTGATAAAGCTATCAAAAACCAAATGAACAAACACATAGCCGTCAAGTCTGGAAGGCATAGATCCTGATAACTATCAAAAACCAAATGAACAAACACATAGCCGTCAAGTCTGGAAGGCATAGATCCTGAGAACTATCAAAAACCAAATGAACAAACACATAGCCGTCAAGTCTGGAAGGCATAGATCCTGATAAAGCTATCAAAAACCAAATGAACAAACACATAGCCGTCAAGTCTGGAAGGCATAGATCCTGATAACTATCAAAAACCAAATGAACAAACACATAGCCGTCAAGTCTGGAAGGCATAGATCCTGATAACTATCAAAAACCAAATGAACAAACACATAGCCGTCAAGTCTGGAAGGCATAGATCCTGATAACTATCAAAAACCAAATGAACAAACACATAGCCGTCAAGTCTGGAAGGCATAGATCCTGATAACTATCAAAAACCAAATGAACAAACACATAGCAATAACTATCAAAAACCAAATGAACAAACACATAGCCGTCTGGAAGGCATCCTGATAAAGAAAAAACCAAATGAACAAACACATAGCATAAGATCCTGATAACTATCAAAAACCAAATGAACAAACACATAGCCGTCAAGTCTGGAAGGCATAGATCCTGATAACTATCAAAAACCAAATGAACAAACACATAGCCGTCAAGTCTGGAAGGCATAGATCCTGATAACTATCAAAAACCAAATGAACAAACACATAGCCGTCAAGTCTGGAAGGCACAGATCCTGATAACTAACAAACACATCAAAAACCAAAAAACCAAATGAACAAACACATAGCCGTCAAGTCTGGAAGGCATAGATCCTGATAACTATCAAAAACCAAATGAACAAACACATAGCCGTCAAGTCTGGAAGGCATAGATCCTGATAACTATCAAAAACCAAATGAACAAACACATAGCCGTCAAGTCTGGAAGGCACAGATCCTGATAAAAAAAAGTTATCAAAAACAAAATGAATGACATTTAAACATGTATAGTGAGCACTGGCactgaaaaataaataaactctTAACCTAAACTAACAACATGAAACTGCCATAAGTCTGAAGGCACTGCTTCCAAAAATGTTATAAAAATAAACAAGAACTTTATCATCATTAAAACAGAGAACATTTATAGTGGACTGATAGATATATAACGTATAAATAGGCTCCTCTGTGTCGAGGGGTTAGAGGTCGATCAATCTCAACATtcttcaggaagtccagtaacTGAAACTGGAAGGAATGACAGTAGTTCCTGGTCTCTTATTACATCGTCACCCCTGACCAATCCGTCTTCATCTCATCCTGGATTTTACAGTGAAccaggacagacggacggacagacgcaCACTGTTACATCTGGTTGTCGCTGTCCCAGACGTCTCCAGAGAGAGCGTTGGCACAGCCCTGTAGCGTCcaggtggccagggccagctggGTCCGCAgcacctctctgtcctcacccTCCAACAGGGCTGCCAGGGTGTGGGAACCACGGCCAAACAGCAGGTGGCGGAATGGAACCTCTTTGGGGGAGACATATGGAGAAAGGAGGTTGTGTTCCacctagggggagagagaggagaatccAAATGTTAGTTTATGAATCAAGACAGAACCACTACTGATTGACTTGTGTTCACTATAAAACTGGAGCCTTATGGCATTGATCAGTTAGAttacaagggtgtgtgtgtgtgcgtctcactCTCATGATGCGGTCGTTGATGTTGTGGCAAGCCAGTGTGTCAGTGAGGTCGGTGTTGAGTAGGTCAGTGTTGAGGTCAGTAGCAGCTCTACTGTAGGATCCTAAGGCCATGATGAGCCAACGGGCTGACAGACTCTCGGCAGAACCATCCTgtaacaacacaataacattagAACTAtacctaacaacaacaacaaacaaaaacaatcaTGTCATATAAACAAACCCAGGTGACTTGTTTGAGGCGCTGGTTGATCTTGACCACAGATTGGCTGAGAACCCCTGTAGCGTTGCACATCTAGACGCAGCACGTGGTCGTGGACCAATCGTAACGCCAGCTGACCTGCGACCAATCCCGCCCCAGTGGCTAGGGAACTAAGACGATGGGCGGTGGCGTAACCAAGGTGATCCTTGTTGTCAAGAGAGGTGCCGTAGTACGGGTAGGCCTCAGACTgcaacacgcgcacacacacggcAGACAATTCTATTACAGACAGTTATCGAAATCAAACTATCTGTAAAAACATCGAAaccttagtgagtgtgtgttagtgtttgttaaagtgtgtgtgtgttagtgtttgttaaagtgtgtgtgtgttagtgtttgttaAAGTGTGTATTAGTTATTGAGTGTGTGTCTCACCCCCTGAGAGACGAagcggaaggagagagaggggattccAGAGAAGGCCAAGAAGGGATATGCAGAGTCTTCCATCTTCATGGGCTCAAacctaatcacacacacacacacacacacctttatgcCTATTGTACACACATATCTTTGGAGTGATCTATCATTGGAGTGATATGTGAGGTGTACTCACACTGCCTTCTCAAAGTTGACTCCAGACACCTTATCATACAGAGACTTCCCAGACTCTCCAAAACCAATGGGATTCTTCACCTCCTTCATGGTGCTTTCCAGAAGGCTGTAGAGTAGGGGACTGGCAGACACTTTGAATTCACCATGGCCTGAAGATCACACACTATTAGATTAGAAGGATACTTTGTATGAAGTATTTTTGTGGTTGTGCGTACTCACCAGTCACCACTCCATCCAGACTGATGTAGGTGAAAGCTCTTCTGTCCAGAGAGGAGAAGAAACCCTGGAGAGGAACACACACGACATTACATACCCCACCCTGCTAGTGTAGAGGCTGGTCCAATCAGCGCCTTCCAGCAACATATTATTATTGCCTAATACAATTAGCGCCTAATACCATTAGCTAGAACACTGACATATCCTGAATACTTTccacccagtgtgtgtgttgaactataaggggtgtgtgtgtgttgaactataaggggtgtgtgtgtgttgaactgtaaggggtgtgtgtgtgttgaactgtaaggggtgtgtgtgtgttgaactataaggggtgtgtgtgtgttgaactgtaaggggtgtgtgtgtgttgaactataaggggtgtgtgtgtgttgaactgtaaggggtgtgtgtgtgttgaactataaggggtgtgtgtgtgttgaactgtaaggggtgtgtgtgtgttgaactgTAACtataaggggtgtgtgtgtgttgaactaaggggtgtgtgtgtgttgaactgtaagggtgtgtgtgtgttgaactgtaaggggtgtgtgtgtgttgaactgtaaggggtgtgtgtgtgttgaactgtaaggggtgtgtgtgtgttgaactgtaaggggtgtgtgtgtgttgaactgtaaggggtgtgtgtgtgttgaactgtaaggggtgtgtgtgtgttgaactaaaggggtgtgtgtgtgttgaactgTAAGGGGTGTGTGGTGTGAACTGTAAGTGTGTTGTGTTGAACtgtaaggggtgtgtgtgtgttgaactgtaaggggtgtgtgtgtgttgaactgtaaggggtgtgtgtgtgttgaactgtaaggggtgtgtgtgtagttcacCTCCAGCCACTCTGTAGATCCAACACCGCCGTATTCTCCAGCACTCCAACTGGCAAACACCAGACTCCTCCTGGGACGGaaaccatctacacacacacacagatgtcagaatgtgtgtgtgtgtgtgtgtgtgtgtgtatgcattgatgtgtgtgtgtgtgttaatgtattgatgtgtgtgtgtgtgcgtgtgtgtgtgttaatgtattgatgtgtgtgtgtgtgttaatgtattgatgtgtgtgtgtgtgttaatgtattgatgtgtgtgtgtgtgttaatgtattgatgtgtgtgttaatgtattgatgtgtgtgttaatgtattgatgtgtgtgttaatgtattgatgtgtgtgttaatgtattgatgtgtgtgttaatgtattGATGTTACCTGTGTGCACCATCTCAGACACAGCTCGAGCCAGCTCCAGTAGCAGTGTGGTCCCGACAGTGGCTTTAGCGTAGCCTGGACCCCACGCATCCCTCTGAGCCCCCAGTAACACGTACCGATCTACACACAAACAGTAAAATTAACACAAAACccactcacaaacacaaacactgtgCATAGAGATTATACATTACTGTTCAAATGTACAGAGTTCAAAGATAATGTTTTGGAGTGTTCTGTGTGGCTTGGTTGGAAAAAGTTTGGTGTTAGCAATGCCAGGGTTCTAGGCTTGAATCCTGCTGGAGTCACATACACTACAATGGatgcactcacacagacagacacatacctgGCTCAGTGAAGCCCTTGATGACTCCAAAGACATTGTGGATCTCTGTGTCCTGCAGCACGTTGTTCACCTCCACAGTAACATCTTCACTACTAGCCCCTCCCAGGGTGTACTTCACATTGTCCAGTGAGCCTTTAAAACTGAGAGGGGAATCAAGCCCACCTATACGCCTGGGGATAGATCGAcagttacgtgtgtgtgtgtgtgtgtgtgtgtgtgtgtgtgtgtgtgtgtgtgtgtgtgtgtgtgtgtgtgtgtgtgtgtgtgagagagtttgtgtgtgtgtgtggtcttacGTTAGTATCTTGGCAGCACTAGCAGCAGTAATGCTTTGGGCCAGTACAGTAGGCAGACCAGAAGACTGGGTGGGAGGGAACTGGGTGTGGTTGAAGGAGGGGAAGCCTGGCGTGAAGGGGTCCCCTGAACCTAGATGGACCTACAGGAGAACATCACAGAACGCCAGACAGAACATGAACATAGAACGTTAAATGGTTGTAGTTGAAGAAGCATCTCTGAATCAGGCTCGGTAAGATTCACCTTGTAGTGGTGTGAGTACTCACATGTCCATACAGTTCAGTAGTTGGTTGGAACTTGTAGTCTTTAGGGTCGAGGTAAATCAACACAGCAGATACTCCCAATGCTGCTACATTAGCCACCTGAAACACAGACACGCAGAAATACACTGAAAACCaccttttctctctcacacacacacacacacacacagacacacacacagacacacacacacacacacacacacagacacaaacacacaaacagacacacacacacacaaacacacacacacacaaacagacacacacacacacaaacagacacacacacacaaacagacacacacacacaaacagacacacacaaacagacacacacaaacagacacacacacacctaccttaCCTGCTGTGCCAGGCTGATCTGTCCTGTAGCTCTCAGTAGAATCACAGTGCCATTCAGCTCAACCTTCAGAGTCTGTAGCAGCATCAAGTCCTCTTGACTCCCATAGTTACCATACACCGCCTTGCCCTGAAGACACACAAAACAAATCGCCTTGTGAGATTCAAGCAACAACTGTGCAAACATCCAATGTGGCAGAAAATATGTTACAAACATGCCACTTTCCAAGCCTTTAACCTTAACAGATTATTTTGGCTCAGATTTCACACTATGAAATATTGGCCCAAAATATCAAAAGAGATGATCAGTCAATATAATTCAATGTGGACATCTGATGGGCTGACCTGAGCTTTTCCTGTGGCACTATAGGCCAGATAGCCCTTAGGCTGGCCCACCTCCTCTTGGCCAATCATAACACGGTTTGGCTTCTGACTGTGGGTAAAGGGATTGGGGAGGAGGATGTTACAAGCAAAGTGGAATTATGagacagagggtgtgtgtgtacgtacgagacagtgtgtgtgtgtacctgttggcTGTCTGTAGTTGGACATAGTGTACATCAGTCCAGGGCTCCATCTCCAGACTCTTAAAGCTGTCAAACACATGATATTCCAGAATACCATCTGCACTGCTCCCTGCCACGTGATCTGGCTGTTCAAcatcactgcagagagagagggtggactgTATTTCACAATAATTTTGGATTATAATTGGATTTTAAAGCTTGCATGAATGTCATGCTTAATATAATGTGTGTCATCATCACAAATCAACTGAATTATACTTAAAAAACACATAGGCTGTAACAAAAGCTAGCCAATGTCAATGAGCAttagcattctagctaacaaATGCTGCATCCAAA includes these proteins:
- the LOC135517213 gene encoding LOW QUALITY PROTEIN: transferrin receptor protein 1-like (The sequence of the model RefSeq protein was modified relative to this genomic sequence to represent the inferred CDS: inserted 2 bases in 1 codon) produces the protein MAATVNQAWSALSKMFNSERYSHFTLQSEEEGDEGSHVEVRLSDDEVDDHAPSEQVGQPGGLPSYRPRPQQNNRKVCYLALGTLFIFIIGYLIGYVSHQSPSKEPITCDSEQEVGVAEEAVVKSSLSWNDITSLLAQRLTPDAFNSRLSDVEQPDHVAGSSADGILEYHVFDSFKSLEMEPWTDVHYVQLQTANSQKPNRVMIGQEEVGQPKGYLAYSATGKAQGKAVYGNYGSQEDLMLLQTLKVELNGTVILLRATGQISLAQQVANVAALGVSAVLIYLDPKDYKFQPTTELYGHVHLGSGDPFTPGFPSFNHTQFPPTQSSGLPTVLAQSITAASAAKILTRIGGLDSPLSFKGSLDNVKYTLGGASSEDVTVEVNNVLQDTEIHNVFGVIKGFTEPDRYVLLGAQRDAWGPGYAKATVGTTLLLELARAVSEMVHTDGFRPRRSLVFASWSAGEYGGVGSTEWLEGFFSSLDRRAFTYISLDGVVTGHGEFKVSASPLLYSLLESTMKEVKNPIGFGESGKSLYDKVSGVNFEKAVFEPMKMEDSAYPFLAFSGIPSLSFRFVSQGSEAYPYYGTSLDNKDHLGYATAHRLSSLATGAGLVAGQLALRLVHDHVLRLDVQRYXGVLSQSVVKINQRLKQVTWDGSAESLSARWLIMALGSYSRAATDLNTDLLNTDLTDTLACHNINDRIMRVEHNLLSPYVSPKEVPFRHLLFGRGSHTLAALLEGEDREVLRTQLALATWTLQGCANALSGDVWDSDNQM